The following coding sequences are from one Paenibacillus sp. FSL R5-0912 window:
- a CDS encoding ABC transporter ATP-binding protein, giving the protein MSSHPNQTQAPVRPGGFGGGPPGGRGAVVPKVRAKNRMATIKRIWSYLNRQRTGLIMVYVFTILNAVVALIGPYLLGKAIDSAIIPHDYGRLVRFCIMLGGVYLLGSAVSWVQAYVMTSVSQRTVYELRRDLFAKYQELPIGFFDTRANGELMSRATNDIDNVSNSLNQSVTQLLNSLITLSGSLVIMLMLNVPLTVIALVTIPLVLLASRKITGLSRIYFKNQQQHLGELNGFIEEAISGQKVIKQYRREEAETARFRGMSDELNKVSIKAQIVSGLVGPVMNLINNLDFALIASVGGWMAFKGLATVGVIVSMLNYAKQFSRPISELANQYNLIQSAIAGAERVFEVMDMPSEYIGEQPQELPRVHGEVIFRDVVFGYQADAPILSGVSFVAKPGEKIALVGPTGAGKTTIVNLLTRFYEMNSGELLIDGRDIRELNKNELRSQLGMVLQDAHVFSGTIRENIRFGRLDATDSEVEEAASLANVSGFIARLPHGYNTMLGTDGTSLSHGQRQLLTIARAILADPAILILDEATSSVDTRTEMHIQQAMRTLMQGRTSFVIAHRLSTIQDADRILVIQGGQIAEQGSHEQLLALKGMYHELYSSQFKHAVQAG; this is encoded by the coding sequence ATGTCCAGTCATCCTAATCAGACACAGGCACCCGTCCGCCCAGGCGGGTTCGGCGGGGGGCCTCCCGGCGGACGAGGAGCTGTGGTGCCGAAGGTTCGCGCGAAGAACCGCATGGCTACGATCAAGCGCATCTGGTCCTATCTGAACCGTCAGCGTACGGGACTTATTATGGTCTATGTATTTACAATACTTAACGCCGTAGTAGCACTGATCGGGCCTTATTTGCTCGGAAAAGCGATAGACTCGGCAATCATTCCCCATGATTATGGGCGGCTCGTCCGGTTCTGTATCATGCTGGGCGGTGTTTACCTGCTTGGCAGCGCCGTCTCCTGGGTGCAGGCCTACGTAATGACTTCCGTGTCCCAGAGAACGGTGTACGAGCTGCGGCGTGATCTGTTCGCTAAATATCAGGAGCTGCCTATAGGCTTCTTCGATACGCGTGCCAATGGTGAGCTGATGAGCCGGGCAACCAATGACATCGACAACGTGTCGAACTCATTGAATCAAAGTGTGACCCAGCTGCTGAACAGTCTAATCACATTAAGCGGTTCGCTGGTCATAATGCTGATGCTGAATGTTCCTCTGACGGTTATCGCTTTGGTGACGATCCCGCTGGTCCTGCTGGCCAGCCGTAAGATTACTGGCCTCAGCCGGATCTATTTCAAGAACCAGCAGCAGCATCTGGGTGAACTCAACGGCTTCATTGAAGAAGCGATCAGCGGCCAGAAGGTGATCAAGCAGTACCGCAGAGAAGAAGCTGAAACGGCAAGGTTCCGCGGAATGAGCGATGAACTTAATAAGGTCAGCATTAAGGCGCAGATTGTATCCGGGCTGGTCGGTCCGGTCATGAACCTGATTAACAACCTGGATTTCGCGCTGATTGCCAGTGTGGGCGGATGGATGGCTTTCAAAGGCCTGGCTACAGTCGGAGTTATTGTCAGTATGCTGAACTACGCCAAGCAGTTCAGCCGGCCGATATCCGAGCTTGCGAACCAGTACAATCTGATCCAGTCGGCAATTGCCGGAGCGGAGCGTGTATTCGAAGTGATGGATATGCCTTCGGAGTACATCGGCGAGCAGCCGCAAGAGCTGCCCCGGGTGCACGGGGAAGTGATATTCCGTGATGTCGTCTTCGGCTATCAGGCGGATGCTCCGATCCTGAGCGGTGTAAGCTTCGTAGCTAAGCCTGGCGAGAAGATCGCTCTCGTCGGCCCGACCGGGGCAGGGAAGACTACTATTGTTAACCTGCTGACCCGCTTCTACGAAATGAACAGCGGAGAGCTGCTGATCGACGGAAGAGATATCCGCGAACTGAATAAAAATGAGCTGCGCAGCCAGTTAGGTATGGTACTGCAGGACGCGCATGTATTCTCTGGAACAATTCGTGAGAATATCCGGTTCGGCCGCCTGGACGCTACTGACAGTGAGGTTGAAGAGGCCGCAAGCCTGGCTAACGTCAGCGGGTTCATCGCAAGATTGCCGCATGGATACAATACGATGCTTGGCACGGACGGAACATCGCTCAGCCACGGCCAGCGCCAGCTGTTGACGATTGCCCGTGCCATCCTTGCCGATCCGGCTATCCTTATTCTCGATGAGGCAACCAGCAGCGTGGATACCCGGACTGAAATGCATATCCAGCAGGCGATGCGGACCCTGATGCAGGGCCGGACCAGCTTTGTGATTGCCCATAGGCTAAGCACGATCCAGGATGCGGACAGGATTCTCGTCATCCAGGGCGGTCAGATCGCCGAGCAGGGCAGCCACGAGCAGCTGCTTGCTCTAAAAGGTATGTACCATGAGCTGTATAGCAGCCAGTTCAAGCATGCGGTTCAGGCAGGCTAA
- a CDS encoding response regulator transcription factor — protein sequence MKKKLLLVEDELRIRELVSDYFIQNGWEVREADNGQDALLWFDSLLPDLLILDIMMPKMNGFEVCREIRKQSAIPIILLTAKSADDDKIYGFELGADDYVTKPFSPKVLVARANALMKRAQGTHLPDSGIVKFGSAIFNTPAHRLELEGAEVELTPKEYDLLTLLIRNKGMVISRDTILSRVWGIEFEGDSRVVDSHIKKLRSKLGYESRFIRTVIGTGYRFEVEE from the coding sequence TTGAAGAAGAAATTGCTGCTCGTCGAGGATGAGCTGCGTATCCGTGAACTGGTATCGGATTATTTCATCCAGAACGGCTGGGAAGTGCGCGAAGCCGACAACGGACAGGATGCGCTCCTCTGGTTCGATTCACTTCTGCCGGATCTGCTGATTCTGGATATCATGATGCCCAAGATGAATGGTTTTGAAGTCTGCCGGGAAATCCGCAAGCAATCAGCGATCCCCATTATTCTGCTGACCGCCAAGTCTGCAGATGACGACAAAATATACGGCTTTGAATTAGGTGCAGATGATTATGTAACCAAGCCCTTCAGTCCCAAGGTACTGGTGGCCCGGGCAAATGCGCTTATGAAACGGGCCCAAGGCACACATCTGCCGGATTCGGGCATTGTGAAGTTTGGGTCGGCGATCTTCAATACGCCGGCCCACCGTCTGGAGTTAGAGGGTGCAGAAGTCGAGCTTACCCCGAAGGAATATGATTTATTAACGCTGCTGATCCGGAACAAAGGGATGGTGATTTCCCGGGATACGATCCTCAGCCGGGTCTGGGGAATTGAATTTGAGGGAGACTCCCGTGTCGTGGATAGCCATATCAAGAAACTGCGCAGCAAGCTGGGTTATGAATCCCGGTTTATCCGTACGGTCATCGGTACAGGGTACAGGTTCGAGGTTGAGGAATGA
- a CDS encoding ketopantoate reductase family protein: protein MMRILVIGAGVLGSYLAHVLVRGGNDVTVLARAKRATQLQQDGLVIRHYFQHKTTVDQVKVITGLRTEDVYDLIFVVMKYNDFPAVLPLLADNQSTNIVLVGNNGDTHGMQRFFKENSRIPQNIVFGFQLSGGIREKNGRVISIRMGVQMVLGSLEGEVPFKSELAQAFRQTKYKLDYPEDITAWLLSHIVPIVAITSVSYLHNGDLAKATKDNARWKQAVALIDEGFSVLDKLGIKTNPAALVKGVKRHPRLVYQGMKMVHKLPFMKLVDGSFSEISALYQAFEPLKQQAGLPTPAWDDFKQQTFTKYALEQK, encoded by the coding sequence ATGATGCGAATATTAGTTATTGGAGCAGGTGTACTCGGCAGTTATTTGGCACATGTGCTGGTGCGTGGCGGGAATGACGTAACGGTGCTCGCCCGGGCGAAGAGAGCGACCCAGCTGCAGCAGGACGGGCTGGTGATCCGGCATTATTTTCAGCATAAAACGACTGTAGACCAGGTGAAGGTTATTACCGGACTCAGGACGGAGGATGTCTATGATCTGATCTTCGTGGTGATGAAGTACAATGACTTCCCGGCGGTGCTGCCGCTTCTGGCGGACAACCAGAGTACCAATATTGTTCTGGTCGGCAATAACGGAGATACTCACGGCATGCAGCGGTTCTTCAAGGAGAACAGCCGAATTCCACAGAATATCGTGTTCGGGTTTCAGCTTAGCGGAGGGATCCGGGAGAAGAACGGCCGTGTGATCAGCATTCGTATGGGTGTTCAAATGGTGCTGGGCAGCCTGGAAGGGGAGGTTCCCTTCAAGTCCGAGCTTGCGCAGGCCTTCCGGCAGACGAAATACAAGCTTGATTATCCGGAGGATATTACCGCATGGTTGCTGAGCCATATTGTTCCAATTGTAGCTATCACTTCAGTCAGTTATCTTCATAACGGCGATTTGGCAAAAGCAACAAAGGATAACGCCCGCTGGAAACAAGCCGTTGCGTTGATAGATGAAGGATTCAGTGTGCTTGACAAGCTTGGCATTAAGACGAATCCGGCAGCACTCGTGAAAGGGGTTAAGCGGCATCCAAGGCTGGTCTATCAAGGAATGAAAATGGTCCACAAGCTGCCATTCATGAAGCTGGTGGACGGCTCCTTCAGCGAGATTTCCGCACTTTATCAAGCGTTTGAACCGCTTAAACAGCAAGCGGGTCTGCCTACTCCGGCCTGGGATGATTTCAAGCAGCAAACGTTCACGAAATATGCCCTGGAGCAGAAATGA
- a CDS encoding nitroreductase family protein: MTIIDTIQTRRTIKVFKPEPIQENDVNSWLEAASYAPNHRMNEPWELLFIGPETRAALNHKTDFGGAPLLIGILSKPAASQMERDENVMAVSCYIQNFMLAAHEAGAGVFWSSLGASVRGREILGVPQEHDVIAVLAVGYPAEIPAAKQRMPIADKITYLP; encoded by the coding sequence ATGACAATCATTGATACCATCCAGACCCGCAGAACAATTAAAGTCTTCAAACCGGAGCCAATCCAGGAGAACGATGTGAACTCTTGGCTGGAGGCGGCAAGCTATGCCCCGAATCACCGGATGAACGAGCCCTGGGAGCTGCTGTTTATTGGACCGGAGACAAGAGCAGCGCTGAACCATAAGACAGATTTCGGCGGAGCTCCATTGTTAATTGGCATTCTCTCCAAGCCTGCCGCCAGCCAGATGGAACGCGATGAGAACGTTATGGCTGTCTCCTGCTATATCCAGAATTTCATGTTGGCTGCCCATGAAGCAGGTGCAGGTGTGTTCTGGTCGTCCCTGGGCGCTTCAGTCCGGGGCCGTGAGATTCTTGGCGTTCCGCAGGAGCATGATGTGATAGCTGTACTCGCTGTGGGCTATCCGGCGGAAATCCCTGCTGCCAAGCAGAGAATGCCAATCGCTGATAAAATCACATACTTGCCGTAA
- a CDS encoding ABC transporter ATP-binding protein: MWKLRGFMKPYVLWCVLAPLLMVVEVVMDLLQPALMASIVDKGLMMNDLPHIISTGGIMLGVAIIGMVGGVGCTVFSSIASQNFGNDLRIKLFEHIQTFSNRNLDRLKTGSLITRLTNDVVQLQTFMQMILRMFVRSPLLLIGSLVMAIRISPSLALILLAAVPLLFILLYVLIRLSFPLFARMQEKLDAVSNVLQENLSGIRVIKAFVRAGHEQKRFDTANTDYTNTGIRAIRLMALNMPLMMLILNASIIAVLWFGGLQNWSGKLPVGELIAFINYVTQLLMSMMMLSNMLAFVSRAKVSGDRVNEVFATTSEITEAPSANSDVITHGRIEFNQVSFAYNRADENLVLEDISFVANPGETVAILGATGAGKSTLVSLIPRFYEVLSGAIAIDGTDIRQIGIDHLRSRIGFVMQQSLLFSGSIRDNIRYGRPEATNAEVEQAAIAAEAHGFINTLPDGYDTLLGQRGVNLSGGQKQRLSIARALLIQPVVLIMDDSTSALDAVTDARIRLLLKTQLRNCTIVMIAQRVSSIIDADRILILENGRIAAQGTHKELMAGSEIYRDIRESQLKGEEEPYVQSS, from the coding sequence ATGTGGAAACTCAGGGGGTTCATGAAGCCGTATGTACTCTGGTGCGTGCTCGCCCCGCTGTTAATGGTAGTTGAGGTAGTTATGGACCTGCTGCAGCCGGCACTGATGGCCAGCATCGTGGACAAGGGCCTGATGATGAATGATCTGCCGCATATTATTTCGACAGGCGGGATCATGCTTGGGGTTGCAATCATAGGTATGGTCGGCGGTGTAGGCTGTACTGTTTTTTCAAGTATCGCTTCACAGAATTTCGGGAATGATCTGCGGATCAAGCTATTTGAGCATATCCAGACCTTCTCTAACCGGAATCTGGACCGGCTCAAGACCGGATCACTGATCACCCGTTTAACGAATGATGTGGTACAGCTGCAGACTTTCATGCAGATGATATTACGGATGTTTGTTCGATCTCCACTGCTGCTGATCGGCAGTCTGGTGATGGCGATCCGGATCAGTCCGTCGCTGGCGCTAATCCTGCTGGCTGCGGTGCCGCTGCTGTTCATTCTGCTATACGTGCTGATCCGTCTATCTTTTCCTTTGTTTGCTAGAATGCAGGAGAAGCTGGATGCGGTAAGTAATGTGCTGCAGGAGAACCTATCCGGCATCCGCGTGATCAAAGCTTTTGTCCGCGCGGGACATGAGCAGAAGCGGTTCGATACCGCTAACACAGACTATACCAATACCGGAATTAGAGCCATTCGCCTAATGGCGCTCAACATGCCGCTGATGATGCTTATCCTGAACGCAAGTATTATTGCCGTCCTCTGGTTCGGCGGGCTGCAGAACTGGAGCGGCAAGCTGCCGGTGGGTGAACTGATCGCATTCATTAACTATGTAACCCAGCTGCTGATGTCCATGATGATGCTGAGCAACATGCTCGCGTTTGTATCACGGGCTAAGGTGTCAGGGGACCGGGTGAATGAAGTGTTCGCAACCACAAGCGAGATTACAGAAGCACCTTCGGCGAATAGTGATGTAATTACGCATGGACGGATCGAATTCAACCAAGTCTCATTCGCCTATAACCGGGCAGATGAGAATCTTGTGCTGGAAGATATCAGCTTTGTTGCGAACCCCGGCGAGACAGTTGCTATTCTGGGGGCTACCGGAGCCGGCAAATCCACGCTGGTCAGCCTGATTCCACGGTTCTACGAGGTGTTGTCCGGAGCTATTGCCATTGACGGAACAGACATCCGGCAGATTGGCATTGATCATCTGCGCAGCCGGATCGGCTTCGTTATGCAGCAGTCGCTGCTGTTCAGCGGCAGCATCAGGGACAATATCCGCTACGGCCGTCCGGAAGCCACAAATGCAGAGGTAGAGCAGGCAGCTATAGCCGCCGAAGCACATGGATTTATTAATACACTGCCGGATGGTTATGACACCTTGCTCGGGCAGCGTGGGGTTAATCTGTCCGGCGGACAGAAGCAGCGGCTGTCCATCGCGCGTGCGCTGCTGATTCAGCCCGTAGTTCTGATTATGGACGACAGCACCAGTGCGCTGGATGCGGTAACGGATGCGCGGATTCGTCTGCTTTTGAAGACTCAGCTGCGGAACTGTACCATAGTTATGATAGCTCAGCGTGTATCGTCGATCATCGATGCGGACCGGATCCTGATCCTGGAGAATGGCCGGATTGCTGCCCAGGGCACCCATAAAGAACTGATGGCAGGCAGCGAAATTTACCGGGATATCCGGGAGTCGCAGCTGAAGGGAGAGGAGGAACCTTATGTCCAGTCATCCTAA